The sequence AAACAAAAAGTATTACCATTACTACTGAAAAAATAAAATATTGCCAGAAGTATGGTACAGTAACTATCTCTTTTAAAAAACCAAATAATCTATCATAATATTTTTTTAATATAATTTTATAGTTGTCTAAATTCATGACTTTTATCCAGAAAATTATTGTAGCGTATAACTTTCTATTTTCAAATTTACATCATATAGATTAGGTGATTTATATGATTTATTAATTCTGAGATAGCTAATATTGACAAGCTTATTAGAACTTTCAATTTCATAAATAAATCGTATAAGCGATTGAATTGATACTCCATCCAACTTCATATCTGTAGTTATCCGTATATATTTATTTTGAACATTTGTTTGATTCCTTCTGGAGTAGGCTATGTTTTTGGCAATATTGCTGTTTTGAGCCCACTGTTCAATCATAGTACTTATATTTTCAGAATCACTTTTTAAAAGTGACATATATTGATTTCGCTTTGTTTCAAGTTCTTTATAATTGTTATATATTCTATCGAGTTGTTCTATTTTTTGTTTATCGGATACTATTACAGTATCTGAAGAAGAGAAAAATTTCATTAAAGGTATAAATATAAAGTTATACCCTATTATGAGAATTAATATTGAAAGAAGAATTTTTAATAATAATTTTTCTCTGTTAGAAAGCTTTAGCATTAATTATTCCTCGTTAGTTGTAGTTTGACGTTTTGGTTTATTTGATTTAAATTTTATGGTCATTGAAAATTTAACATTATTTTGTGTAACATTTGTATTAAATACAACTGATTCAAACTTTTGAGTTTGTACTAATCGGTTTTTGAATTCATCGATTTTTGCAGTAGAATTTATTGTTCCATCTAATCTTATGATACTTTCATTGATAACCAAGTTATTTAAATCAAAATTTGCATCATAAGGAAAATTTGACACTAATAAATTTAGAATCTCAATCATTTTATCTTCAATTTTAAGAAAAGATTCTATGCTATCTAATTCGCGTTTTATGGTTGTATAACGGTTTGTTGCTTCTTTAATAGGATCATCGGGGACAATATTTGTCACAAAATAGCGCTTGTATCTTTCTTCAAGAATACGGTTATAATATGCTGATGAAGATATTTGATAAATCAATGATATAATTATAAACAAAATAAAAAAAACTATACTTAATGAACCATAAAACAAAGCAATGTAGAAATTTTTTTTAGATTTTTGTGAAAGTGATAGTTGGAATTCGTCCTTTAATAGGTTTATTGTTTTTTGTTTTGTCCTATTTATATAGTCAATGAGAGTTCCAAATGCAATATAAAACTGTGACTGAATTTCAGTATCATTTGTTTGACTGATCAGATTCTGCATTACTACTGGTATTTGCAATTGTTGTGATAATATTGAGCTTAAACCTGTAAGCAATGCACCACCACCTGAAACGATAATTCGTTGTAATGAAAAATTTTCATATTTCTGAGTTTCAGAATTAATAAATAATACTATATCATTTATTAACAAAGATATTTCATTCTGAATATCGTTGAAAACTGTTTTAAATTTTTGTTGTGATACATTTAATTTTTTGTGTAATCCATAATGAATATTATTTTCAAAAGATGAAAAATCAAAAGAATAATGTGCTATAAATTTGCTCAATCCTGAATATTCAGTTTGCAACTTTTTTAAGTGATACTCAATATTTTTAACACCAAATAAAATACATCGGGTTGCACATAATTTATTGTCGATAACCAAATTTATTAATGATTTTTCATATCCAATATTTAATTGAATTACTGATTCATTCTGTACAGTATTAAAATAATTGTATGTATTAAAGAGTGAGTTGAACTCTGCTCCAAGAAACTCAATATTCAGGTTATATTTAGCAAAAACTTCTATTATTTGCTGTACAAATGTCTTTTGAGTAACAACCGCAATTACATCCATACCTTCCGCCAACTGTATTTGAATGGGTTGGAAGTCAAATATAACTTTATCCATTTCAAGTGGTATAGAGTCGGCAATTTCATATCCTATTACTTCAGATATTTGGCTTATGTTTCTGAAAGGGAAATTAAAGGTGTAAAAAAATAATCTGTTTGAAGGAAGAGTGGAAATTATTGTATAACCAGTTAAATCATTTTCAGAAAGTATCTTTTCAATTGCATTGCTGATTCTTTCAAGTTTATCTTCTATTGAAAAGTTAAGATCTTCAATAATCAGGGATTCAACCTGGAAATTTTTGAAACCAGTTTTTGCTTTTATACATTTTATTGAAGATGAACCTAAATCAAAAACTGCGATATTCTCGAACAAAGTAAACCTCCAGTTTTTATTCTTCTGCCCAATTTATAATTTGTTTTCGTTCACGGTGGTAATAGGCTATAATATTTAATGATGTTGTACCTACTTTGCCAACAGATTTTATTTTAAAAATATAAGAACGAACAGTTAATAGATTTTTCCTTACATTTTCATCAGTTATGATATCACTAATTTCATCAACGTTTTTAAATGGTTTTTGTAATCTTCTTCGTATTATTTCTGTCACTTTATCATCGGTCATGGCTTCTGTCAACGCCGATAATACTCTGAAACTAGCAGTATTAATATTTATTTTATTAATGTCATTTAAATAATCACTGCGTTCGCCATTAACTCTGAAATAATGAAACAATGCCCTGTTTTTCTCTTTACCTATTTTTATTAATGATATATCTTTTGAAACTTCAATTTTAGTACTCCCGGTTAAAGATTCAATAACATTCTGTAATCCTTTATTGTTGTCTACAAGATTGCCTTCCAAACCATAATTACCTCCACCTAATCCATAAAAT comes from Spirochaetota bacterium and encodes:
- the pilM gene encoding pilus assembly protein PilM; amino-acid sequence: MFENIAVFDLGSSSIKCIKAKTGFKNFQVESLIIEDLNFSIEDKLERISNAIEKILSENDLTGYTIISTLPSNRLFFYTFNFPFRNISQISEVIGYEIADSIPLEMDKVIFDFQPIQIQLAEGMDVIAVVTQKTFVQQIIEVFAKYNLNIEFLGAEFNSLFNTYNYFNTVQNESVIQLNIGYEKSLINLVIDNKLCATRCILFGVKNIEYHLKKLQTEYSGLSKFIAHYSFDFSSFENNIHYGLHKKLNVSQQKFKTVFNDIQNEISLLINDIVLFINSETQKYENFSLQRIIVSGGGALLTGLSSILSQQLQIPVVMQNLISQTNDTEIQSQFYIAFGTLIDYINRTKQKTINLLKDEFQLSLSQKSKKNFYIALFYGSLSIVFFILFIIISLIYQISSSAYYNRILEERYKRYFVTNIVPDDPIKEATNRYTTIKRELDSIESFLKIEDKMIEILNLLVSNFPYDANFDLNNLVINESIIRLDGTINSTAKIDEFKNRLVQTQKFESVVFNTNVTQNNVKFSMTIKFKSNKPKRQTTTNEE